From the Tripterygium wilfordii isolate XIE 37 chromosome 6, ASM1340144v1, whole genome shotgun sequence genome, one window contains:
- the LOC120000116 gene encoding uncharacterized protein LOC120000116 gives MFNNHSISISVSDDESDELVKMIVRVPRKRKKPGYRDNNELTRRVFRLLVKYWMVLIFLPAAGLLVFEAWRIGRRPSLVVSSEHGMIKESEIKSQENLNRLDPTTRVVGGVRERCLKLLPPDELEHLDLSMHEDTSGPVKSVLYMSEKKTTFLDRNATLPQQSSEIKRFNLFPGNQTLDQRDKSFKCLQVKETAAIHCGFYSENGGFRISDEDRGYMETCKAVVSTCAFGGGDDLYQPIGMSEASVQKVCFAAFWDYVTVETQESVGHRIGEDHFIGKWRIVVVKDLPFSDQRLHGKIPKMLTHLLFPQAKYSIWVDSKSQFRRDPLGVLEALLWRSKSVLAISEHGAHSSVYDEAKAVVKKNKATPEEVEVQLSQYRHDGLPDDKRFNGKKALAEVSVIVREHTHLTNQFMCL, from the exons ATGTTCAACAACCATAGTATCTCGATCTCCGTTTCGGACGATGAGTCGGACGAGCTCGTTAAGATGATAGTTCGAGTCCCTAGAAAGCGCAAGAAACCAGGTTACCGAGACAATAACGAGTTAACTCGCCGAGTTTTTAGGCTTCTTGTGAAGTACTGGATGGTTCTGATCTTCCTTCCCGCAGCTGGATTGCTCGTATTCGAGGCCTGGAGGATTGGTAGGAGGCCGAGTTTGGTGGTGAGCTCGGAACACGGCATGATAAAGGAATCGGAGATAAAATCTCAGGAGAATTTGAATCGCCTCGATCCAACGACTCGGGTTGTCGGCGGCGTTAGAGAAC GTTGCTTGAAGCTCCTACCTCCAGACGAACTTGAGCATCTGGATCTATCCATGCATGAAGATACCAGTGGTCCTGTTAAAAGTGTTCTATACATGTcagagaaaaaaacaacattTCTAGACAGGAATGCAACTCTTCCTCAGCAGAGCTCGGAAATCAAAAGATTTAATTTATTTCCCGGAAACCAAACTCTTGATCAGAGAGACAaaagttttaag TGCTTACAGGTGAAAGAAACTGCTGCAATACATTGCGGATTTTATAGTGAAAATGGAGGGTTTAGAATTTCGGACGAGGACAGAGGTTACATGGAAACTTGCAAGGCTGTCGTGTCTACTTGTGCATTTGGTGGTGGAGATGACCTTTATCAACCTATAGGAATGTCGGAGGCATCAGTCCAAAAG GTATGCTTTGCTGCATTCTGGGATTATGTTACTGTGGAAACACAAGAATCTGTGGGACATAGAATTGGTGAGGACCATTTTATAGGGAAATGGCGAATTGTGGTTGTAAAAGATCTTCCCTTCTCAGACCAAAGGTTGCATGGTAAAATCCCAAAG ATGTTGACCCATCTCCTCTTTCCTCAAGCAAAGTACTCTATTTGGGTGGACTCGAAGTCCCAATTTAGAAGGGACCCTTTAGGTGTCCTGGAAGCTCTGCTTTGGCGGTCAAAATCTGTACTTGCGATTTCAGAACATGGAGCTCATAGCAGTGTGTATGATGAGGCTAAGGCTGTTGtcaagaaaaacaaagctaCGCCAGAAGAAGTTGAGGTTCAGTTGAGTCAATATCGACATGATGGGTTGCCTGATGACAAGAGATTTAATGGGAAGAAAG CCTTAGCTGAAGTGTCAGTCATTGTGAGGGAGCATACACATTTGACTAATCAGTTTATGTGCCTCTAG
- the LOC120000118 gene encoding 30S ribosomal protein S9, chloroplastic — protein MAVSLTALTSSFSSLSFSSQVSQRPNSLLFTRSKSISLAPKHTTLTIYATVASPPELETMDLKKLVKSRLPGGFAAQPIIGTGRRKCAIARVVLQEGTGKVIINYRDAKEYLQGNPLWLQYVTVPLVTLGYESSYDVFVKAHGGGLSGQAQAISLGIARALLKVSENHRVPLRKEGLLTRDSRVVERKKVGLKKARKAPQFSKR, from the exons ATGGCGGTTTCCTTAACAGCTCTCACTTCCTcgttctcctctctctcattttcctcTCAAGTTTCTCAGAGACCAAACAGCCTCCTTTTTACTCGATCGAAATCTATTTCACTCGCGCCCAAGCACACAACCCTCACTATCTATGCCACGGTGGCTTCGCCTCCGGAGCTGGAGACGATGGACCTCAAGAAGCTCGTGAAGTCTAGGCTCCCTGGCGGCTTTGCTGCCCAGCCAATTATCGGAACCGGTCGTCGTAAATGCGCTATTGCCCGAGTCGTTCTACAGGAAGGTACCGGGAAAGTAATCATCAACTACCGTGATGCCAAG GAATATCTGCAAGGTAATCCATTATGGCTTCAATATGTGACTGTCCCATTGGTAACTTTGGGGTATGAAAGTAGCTACGATGTATTTGTCAAAGCCCATGGGGGTGGCCTCTCTGGACAGGCTCAGGCAATTTCCCTTGGTATTGCTAGAGCACTGTTAAAGGTGAGTGAGAACCACAGAGTCCCTCTGAGAAAGGAAGGGCTTCTGACCAGGGACTCAAGGGTGGTGGAGAGGAAGAAGGTTGGCCTCAAGAAAGCTCGTAAAGCACCACAATTCTCCAAACGTTGA
- the LOC120000117 gene encoding F-box/FBD/LRR-repeat protein At1g13570-like — MELDKLSSLPGHVIDQILSQLPIKDAVRTSVLSRKWRYRWAKIPHLVFDNQCVPVPSQDQTSGKNKLIHIIDHVLLLHNGPIQKFKLSHRDLIGISDVDRWILYLSRSTIKEFVLEIWKGQRYKLPSCLFSFENLIHLELFNCLLKPPSTFKGFRSLKSLDLQHVTLAQDAFENLISSCPLLEKLTLMNFDGFTHLKIDSPNLQFFDIGGVFEYISFENTFQLTLVSVGLYANRSDGDMFLEAIKWHRFFTNLPHVRRLEIQCHFLKYLATGGAPRMLPKPCSDLNYLSMRINFNDWEENSAALCILSSSPNLLELELLARAEEHNAVEKVTYSWVEDHYKCHLEHLRLVKIAGISGIRSELDFIRFLLLYSPLLERMTIKPASLDGGWDLMKELLRFRRASVQAEIVYLDP; from the exons ATGGAACTAGATAAACTCAGCAGCTTACCAGGCCATGTTATCGACCAAATTTTGTCACAGTTGCCAATTAAGGATGCTGTGAGGACAAGTGTTTTGTCAAGGAAGTGGAGGTACAGATGGGCCAAAATTCCACATCTGGTGTTTGATAATCAGTGTGTCCCAGTTCCTTCCCAAGATCAAACTTCTGGCAAGAATAAGCTTATTCATATTATTGACCATGTTCTTTTACTTCACAATGGCCCCatacaaaaattcaaactatCTCACAGGGACCTTATTGGCATCAGTGATGTTGATCGATGGATTCTTTATCTATCAAGAAGTACAATCAAAGAATTTGTACTAGAAATATGGAAAGGGCAGCGCTACAAGTTGCCTTCTTGCTTATTctcctttgaaaatttgatccATTTGGAACTATTCAATTGTTTGCTTAAACCTCCATCAACATTCAAAGGCTTCAGGAGTCTGAAGAGCCTCGACCTTCAGCATGTTACCTTGGCTCAGGATGCATTTGAAAATCTTATTTCTAGCTGTCCTTTGCTGGAGAAATTGACATTGATGAACTTCGATGGTTTCACCCATCTGAAGATTGATTCTCCAAATCTCCAGTTCTTTGACATTGGAGGTGTTTTTGAATACATTAGTTTTGAGAATACCTTTCAATTAACTTTAGTTTCTGTTGGCTTGTATGCGAATAGAAGTGACGGAGATATGTTTTTGGAGGCTATTAAGTGGCATAGGTTCTTCACTAACCTGCCCCATGTCAGAAGGCTTGAGATCCAGTGTCACTTTTTAAAG TATTTGGCTACTGGTGGTGCACCAAGAATGTTGCCTAAACCTTGTAGTGATCTAAATTATCTTTCTATGCGTATCAATTTCAATGACTGGGAGGAGAATTCAGCTGCTCTTTGCATCTTAAGTAGCTCTCCTAATCTACTAGAACTAGAGTTGTTG GCTCGCGCAGAGGAACACAATGCCGTGGAAAAAGTTACTTACAGCTGGGTTGAGGATCATTATAAGTGTCATTTGGAGCACCTGCGACTCGTGAAGATAGCGGGCATCTCCGGGATCAGATCTGAGCTGGATTTCATTAGGTTTCTGCTTCTTTACTCTCCCCTGCTTGAGAGGATGACTATTAAGCCTGCTTCCTTGGATGGAGGTTGGGACTTGATGAAAGAATTGCTACGCTTTCGACGAGCCTCAGTGCAAGCCGAAATTGTGTATCTGGACCCATAA
- the LOC119999289 gene encoding probable galacturonosyltransferase-like 1, whose amino-acid sequence MPKPLLIAFLYLPFVLLLLLSSTINANTTQRRQQQFKEAPQYYNSPDCPSILNDAESQSDSIFCSDEAVHVAMTLDTAYIRGSMAAILSILQHSSCPQNIAFHFVASASANASLLRATISASFPYLKFRVYTFDDSAVARLISTSIRSALDCPLNYARSYFAEILPLCVRRVVYLDSDLVLVDDIAKLAATALGDDSVLAAPEYCNANFEYYFTPSFWSNPSLSLTFADRKACYFNTGVMVIDLDRWRDGQFTTRIEEWMELQKRMRIYELGSLPPFLLVFAGKIVPVDHRWNQHGLGGDNFRGLCRDLHPGPVSLLHWSGKGKPWARLDANRPCPLDALWAPYDLLQTPFSLDS is encoded by the coding sequence ATGCCAAAACCACTACTAATTGCCTTTCTATACCTCCCCTTTGTACTACTACTATTACTCTCTTCAACAATCAATGCCAACACCACACAACGGCGGCAGCAGCAGTTCAAAGAAGCTCCTCAGTATTACAATTCACCTGACTGTCCTTCCATTCTAAACGACGCCGAATCACAATCTGATTCCATCTTCTGCTCCGATGAGGCAGTCCACGTGGCGATGACTCTCGACACCGCCTACATTCGAGGCTCCATGGCTGCGATTCTTTCCATTTTACAGCACTCCTCTTGCCCTCAAAACATTGCTTTCCATTTCGTCGCATCGGCCTCCGCAAACGCCTCGCTCCTACGCGCCACCATCTCAGCCTCGTTTCCTTACCTCAAATTCAGAGTCTACACCTTCGATGACTCGGCCGTCGCAAGACTCATATCTACCTCAATCCGCTCTGCATTGGACTGTCCTCTCAATTACGCTCGCAGCTACTTCGCCGAAATACTCCCTCTCTGCGTCCGCCGTGTCGTGTACCTGGACTCGGATTTGGTCCTCGTCGACGACATTGCGAAACTCGCCGCGACAGCACTCGGTGACGACTCGGTCCTGGCGGCGCCAGAGTACTGCAATGCGAACTTCGAATATTACTTTACTCCATCATTCTGGTCGAATCCGTCACTATCGCTCACTTTCGCTGATCGAAAAGCGTGCTATTTCAACACGGGAGTTATGGTCATCGATCTCGATAGATGGAGAGACGGTCAATTCACGACGCGGATCGAAGAATGGATGGAATTGCAGAAGCGAATGAGGATCTACGAATTAGGTTCCTTGCCGCCATTTTTGCTGGTGTTTGCGGGGAAGATAGTTCCGGTGGATCACAGATGGAACCAGCACGGTCTCGGTGGAGACAATTTTAGGGGTCTGTGCAGGGATTTGCATCCAGGTCCGGTGAGTCTGTTACATTGGAGTGGGAAAGGGAAGCCGTGGGCTCGGCTCGACGCGAACCGGCCATGTCCACTTGACGCGCTTTGGGCTCCTTATGATCTGTTACAGACGCCGTTCAGTTTGGATTCTTGA
- the LOC120000855 gene encoding pathogenesis-related thaumatin-like protein 3.5, producing MAFNSRLCLLLLLLSLGTVINATMFTLQNQCSYTIWPATLSGNGLGALGDGGFVLPPGSQLQFIAPPGWSGRFWARTGCNFDASGTGKCVTGDCGGFLKCNGGGIPPASLAEFTLGTNQNEKDFYDVSLVDGYNVGVGVKALGGSGDCQYAGCVADLNGNCPEELKIMDSGSVVACKSACAAFNAPEFCCTGDHATPQTCSPSQYSVMFKIACPTAYSYAYDDATSTCTCSGSDYLITFCPTGSG from the exons ATGGCGTTTAATTCCAGGCTTTGTCTTCTCCTGCTTCTCCTCTCCCTGG GTACTGTGATCAATGCCACGATGTTCACTCTTCAGAACCAATGCAGTTACACAATCTGGCCGGCAACACTCTCCGGCAACGGTCTCGGCGCTTTGGGTGACGGCGGTTTTGTGTTACCACCCGGTTCACAGCTCCAATTCATTGCCCCACCCGGCTGGTCTGGTCGATTCTGGGCACGAACCGGTTGCAACTTCGATGCATCCGGTACTGGCAAGTGCGTTACCGGAGACTGCGGCGGATTCCTAAAGTGCAACGGCGGAGGTATCCCACCAGCCAGTCTCGCTGAATTCACTCTCGGAACCAACCAAAACGAGAAGGATTTCTACGACGTTAGCCTCGTCGACGGCTATAATGTCGGAGTGGGGGTTAAGGCTTTAGGCGGGTCGGGTGATTGTCAATACGCGGGTTGTGTGGCGGATCTGAATGGGAACTGCCCCGAAGAGTTGAAGATTATGGATTCGGGTTCCGTTGTCGCGTGCAAGAGCGCGTGTGCAGCGTTTAACGCGCCGGAGTTTTGTTGCACCGGCGATCACGCAACTCCTCAGACTTGCTCGCCGAGTCAGTACTCGGTGATGTTCAAGATTGCGTGTCCCACGGCGTATAGTTATGCTTACGATGATGCTACGAGTACTTGTACTTGTTCCGGGTCGGATTACTTGATCACGTTTTGTCCAACTGGGTCAGGGTAG
- the LOC120000744 gene encoding ribonuclease 1-like — MVNAVYLSIDSRWASGYISEGSKMALEAAKEGPYDYYIFAATWPVTHLNTQEMIDKKIHYHKPILKNFTIHGIFLMYEPDDVVPSYLTNSGCTDVTPMMPDDITRARLTSILTDMMKYWPNVVYYRDEEACERFWKYEWEQHGMCFDKPKTLHFFKTALQKIYPDGKWYEGSAIREAISKAVGKQPTIHCDKDNKGRLQLNEIWLCFHRNGTARSCEKEFDNCPNLEERGIKFPTPFMPKAFRFDHSTVRRVKRFLAKEKKSSTPTKERDRTRNIIPYVSIGSLKRV; from the exons ATGGTAAATGCTGTTTACTTGTCTATAGATTCTCGTTGGGCTAGTGGATACATATCAGAAGGCTCCAAAATGGCTTTGG AAGCAGCAAAAGAAGGTCCTTATGATTACTATATATTTGCTGCCACGTGGCCCGTAACTCATCTTAATACACAAGAGatgattgataaaaaaattcattatcatAAGCCAATCCTCAAAAATTTCACCATCCATGGTATTTTTCTAATGTATGAGCCTGATGATGTTGTTCCTTCTTATCTTACCAATAGTGGATGTACTGATGTCACACCGATGATGCCAGACGATATTACG AGGGCGCGATTAACTTCAATTTTGACTGATATGATGAAATATTGGCCAAATGTTGTGTATTATCGTGACGAAGAAGCATGCGAAAGATTCTGGAAGTATGAGTGGGAGCAACATGGAATGTGTTTTGACAAACCTAAAACCTTACATTTTTTTAAGACTGCATTAC aaaaaatttatcCAGATGGTAAATGGTATGAAGGATCTGCCATTAGAGAAGCAATAAGTAAAGCCGTAGGAAAGCAGCCTACAATTCATTGTGATAAAGATAACAAAGGAAGGTTACAATTGAACGAGATTTGGTTATGCTTCCATAGGAATGGCACTGCAAGGTCATGCGAGAAGGAGTTTGATAATTGTCCAAATCTTGAGGAAAGAGGGATAAAGTTTCCTACTCCTTTC ATGCCTAAAGCATTTCGCTTTGATCATTCGACTGTCCGCCGAGTGAAACGGTTCCTcgctaaagaaaaaaaaagttccacTCCAACCAAGGAAAGAGATAGAACAAGGAATATTATCCCATACGTATCGATTGGGTCTCTCAAGCGAGTGTGA
- the LOC120000745 gene encoding extracellular ribonuclease LE-like, with the protein MAGKLALGDVISCFLVVMFIHLLSYTEAAKEGPYDYYIFAATWPVTHCNTQEMIDKKIDCHLPILANFTIHGIFLMYEPYDVIPSYLTNSGCTNVTPMMPDDITRARLTSILADMMTYWPNAVHYRDEKACERFWKYEWKEHEIVVSKYIVYFEIGKIYPDGKWYKGSAIREAISKAVGKQPTIHCNKDTKGRLQLDEIWLCFHRNGTARSCEKEFDNCPKVEERGIKFPTAFVEGRR; encoded by the exons ATGGCTGGAAAACTGGCATTAGGTGATGTGATTTCTTGCTTTCTTGTGGTGATGTTTATACATCTATTATCTTATACAGAAGCAGCAAAAGAAGGTCCTTATGATTACTATATATTTGCTGCCACATGGCCTGTAACTCATTGTAATACACAAGAGatgattgataaaaaaattgattgtcatCTGCCAATCCTCGCAAATTTTACCATCCATGGTATTTTTCTAATGTATGAGCCTTATGACGTTATTCCTTCTTATCTTACCAATAGTGGATGTACTAATGTCACACCGATGATGCCAGATGATATTACG AGGGCGCGATTAACTTCAATTTTGGCTGATATGATGACATATTGGCCAAACGCTGTGCATTATCGTGACGAAAAAGCATGTGAAAGATTCTGGAAGTATGAGTGGAAGGAACATGAAAT TGTTGTAAGTAAATATATTGTATATTTTGAAATAGGAAAAATTTATCCAGATGGTAAATGGTATAAAGGATCTGCCATTAGAGAAGCAATAAGTAAAGCCGTAGGAAAGCAGCCCACAATTCATTGCAATAAAGATACCAAAGGAAGGTTACAATTGGACGAGATTTGGTTATGCTTCCATAGAAATGGCACTGCCAGGTCATGCGAGAAGGAGTTTGATAACTGTCCAAAAGTTGAGGAAAGAGGGATAAAGTTTCCTACTGCTTTCGTAGAGGGTcgaagataa